A genomic stretch from Desulfurellaceae bacterium includes:
- a CDS encoding EthD family reductase — protein sequence MYKVVGLLKRPEGMQMEDFRRWWLEVHAPKVMKWKGVKRYCVNLCTTDDQRYDGMAETWFETKQDMDNAFVPAEGQAARQGATDGSREIVILFTQENVMIDG from the coding sequence ATGTACAAAGTTGTTGGCTTGCTGAAACGTCCCGAAGGCATGCAGATGGAAGACTTTCGTCGCTGGTGGCTGGAAGTCCACGCCCCCAAGGTGATGAAGTGGAAAGGCGTCAAACGCTACTGCGTCAACCTGTGTACCACAGACGATCAGCGCTATGACGGGATGGCCGAGACGTGGTTTGAGACCAAGCAGGACATGGACAACGCCTTTGTCCCGGCCGAAGGTCAGGCCGCCAGGCAGGGCGCGACCGACGGCTCTCGGGAAATCGTGATTCTGTTCACCCAAGAAAACGTGATGATCGACGGCTAA
- a CDS encoding amidohydrolase family protein, protein MIQAGIISSDGHICEPPNCYIDYIEPKYRDTAPRIVAQDDGTEAFVVHGMKRPVPLGFIDGAGFSVTERNERAKICKFSDIREGAYGGHARIPYMDQDGLAAEVIYASIGMGLCMHRDPEYKNACMQAYNRWLQAMVGEEPDRILGLAQTAVLSVDSAIEDFRRAKDMGMVGMMMPGRPIHEDYDHSDYDALWECATDLDLPICFHILTSRDGSLATPHRGHALNNFLGIIRAVQDVVGMMVLGGVFERHPRLKLVCAEGDAGWMPHYMYRMDHAAKFNAQDGIVKGLSKLPSEYIKSNVWMTFQDDKTAFDSLHMMPHTQLLWASDFPHTDSTWPRSQQLLARHTAALSEQQRQDILRDNAARLFNLPAGSQSWRMDGVATAS, encoded by the coding sequence ATGATACAGGCAGGCATTATTTCATCCGACGGCCACATCTGTGAGCCGCCCAACTGCTATATCGACTACATTGAGCCCAAATACCGCGACACCGCACCGCGTATTGTCGCCCAGGACGATGGCACCGAAGCCTTTGTCGTCCACGGTATGAAACGCCCAGTTCCGCTGGGTTTTATTGACGGTGCCGGGTTCAGCGTCACCGAGCGGAACGAGCGGGCCAAAATCTGCAAGTTTTCGGACATTCGCGAGGGCGCCTACGGCGGCCACGCCCGCATCCCGTATATGGATCAGGACGGCCTTGCCGCCGAGGTCATCTACGCCTCGATCGGCATGGGGCTGTGCATGCACCGCGACCCCGAGTACAAAAACGCCTGCATGCAGGCCTATAACCGCTGGCTGCAAGCAATGGTCGGCGAAGAGCCCGACCGCATTCTGGGCCTGGCTCAGACCGCCGTGCTGAGCGTTGACTCCGCGATTGAGGATTTCCGGCGGGCCAAAGACATGGGCATGGTCGGCATGATGATGCCCGGCCGGCCGATCCATGAGGACTATGACCACTCCGACTACGACGCGCTGTGGGAGTGCGCCACCGACCTCGACCTGCCGATCTGTTTTCACATCCTGACCTCACGCGACGGCAGTCTGGCCACCCCGCACCGCGGCCACGCGCTGAACAACTTCCTGGGCATCATCCGCGCCGTCCAGGATGTCGTCGGCATGATGGTCCTGGGCGGCGTGTTCGAGCGCCATCCGCGCCTGAAGCTGGTGTGTGCCGAGGGTGACGCGGGCTGGATGCCGCACTACATGTACCGGATGGACCACGCGGCCAAGTTCAACGCCCAGGACGGCATCGTCAAGGGCCTGTCCAAGCTGCCCAGCGAATATATCAAGAGCAACGTGTGGATGACCTTTCAGGACGACAAGACGGCTTTTGACTCGCTGCACATGATGCCCCACACCCAACTGCTGTGGGCGAGCGATTTCCCACACACCGATTCCACCTGGCCGCGCTCCCAGCAGCTGTTGGCCCGCCACACGGCCGCGCTGAGCGAGCAGCAGCGCCAAGACATTCTGCGCGACAACGCGGCCCGCCTGTTCAACCTGCCGGCCGGCAGCCAGTCGTGGCGCATGGATGGCGTAGCGACCGCCTCGTAG
- a CDS encoding DUF433 domain-containing protein yields the protein MKRQTRKELGRYIVADPDICHGQPTFTGTRIMVESVLFRVAQGKDWEWISREYAGRVSREAIAEAVRLASGQV from the coding sequence ATGAAAAGACAGACGCGCAAAGAACTCGGGCGCTACATTGTCGCCGACCCGGATATCTGCCACGGTCAACCGACCTTCACAGGCACCCGCATCATGGTCGAAAGTGTCCTTTTCCGTGTGGCTCAGGGCAAAGACTGGGAGTGGATCTCTCGGGAGTACGCTGGTCGAGTCAGCCGCGAGGCAATTGCCGAAGCCGTTCGGCTGGCCAGCGGTCAGGTCTGA
- a CDS encoding 3-oxoacyl-ACP reductase FabG, whose translation MDTLNGAVTLVTGASRGLGKDIALELAEAGARLACVATRAENAAATVAEIQRRGGQAIALGCRVEVAAEVSLLFGQLEEQLGPCDILVNNAGITRPQLTLEMTEENWDQHMDINVKSVFLCSQAAARQMRPQRSGCIINIGSILGRNAFPATLGYCTSKAAVDHMTRVLAIEWARYGIRVNCVAPGYIQTDMIDRLVADKKLTVEDLKKRTPQRRLGTGRDVAKAVRFVASQDAGFMTGEVMVIDGGWTAFGYYQT comes from the coding sequence ATGGATACCCTGAACGGTGCGGTTACGCTGGTGACCGGTGCCAGCCGTGGCCTGGGAAAAGACATTGCGCTTGAGCTGGCCGAGGCCGGGGCGCGGCTGGCGTGCGTGGCGACCCGGGCCGAGAATGCGGCCGCCACGGTGGCCGAGATTCAGCGCCGGGGCGGCCAGGCAATCGCGCTGGGCTGTCGGGTGGAGGTGGCCGCCGAGGTCAGCCTGCTGTTTGGCCAGCTCGAAGAGCAACTCGGGCCGTGCGATATCCTGGTCAACAATGCCGGCATCACCCGTCCCCAGCTGACCCTTGAGATGACCGAGGAGAACTGGGACCAGCACATGGACATCAACGTCAAGTCGGTCTTTCTGTGCTCCCAGGCTGCGGCCCGCCAGATGCGGCCGCAGCGGTCCGGCTGCATCATCAATATCGGCTCGATTCTGGGCCGCAACGCCTTTCCGGCCACCCTGGGTTACTGCACATCCAAGGCGGCGGTCGACCACATGACCCGGGTGCTGGCCATCGAGTGGGCTCGGTATGGCATTCGGGTCAACTGTGTGGCGCCCGGCTATATCCAGACTGACATGATTGATCGGCTGGTCGCAGACAAAAAGCTGACCGTCGAAGACTTGAAGAAACGCACCCCCCAGCGGCGGCTGGGGACGGGCCGGGACGTGGCCAAGGCGGTGCGTTTTGTGGCCAGCCAGGACGCCGGCTTCATGACCGGCGAAGTGATGGTCATCGACGGCGGCTGGACCGCCTTCGGCTATTATCAGACCTGA
- a CDS encoding LLM class flavin-dependent oxidoreductase gives MRQGLRFGAFLAPHHPLGEHPTLQFQRDLELAALLDRLQFDEFWVGEHHSAGWETIGSPEMFLVAAAERTHHIRLGTGVISVPYHHPFNIAQRMVHLDHLSRGRAILGVGPGALPSDAVMLGIDPMTQRERMDEGLGAVLRLLREDEPVTVESDWFSLRDAVLQLRPLQGEMPVAVASSISPSGMKTAGKYGVGVLSLASYLEEGLTALPTQWGFGETSAREHGQQIDRADWRIVMPFHLSDSKEQACREVADGLQRWQNDYIVGILGTPKRRPFEDGYKAARSMDEHGGAILGTPEDALEKIAGLQQLSGGFGTLLCFAHDWVSPELSARSYELLARHVMPQVQGLLRPLHASADRVQANKKALMERSSGAILKAIRDYNAEHPRQ, from the coding sequence ATGCGCCAAGGTCTTCGCTTCGGAGCCTTTCTGGCTCCCCACCATCCGCTCGGTGAACACCCGACTTTACAGTTTCAGCGCGACCTGGAGCTGGCCGCGCTGCTCGACCGCCTCCAGTTTGACGAGTTCTGGGTCGGCGAGCATCACTCCGCCGGCTGGGAAACGATCGGCTCGCCCGAGATGTTTCTGGTTGCGGCCGCCGAGCGCACCCACCATATCCGACTCGGCACCGGGGTGATTTCGGTGCCCTACCACCACCCGTTCAACATTGCCCAGCGCATGGTCCACCTGGACCACCTGAGCCGGGGCCGGGCCATTCTGGGCGTCGGACCCGGCGCCCTGCCGTCCGACGCGGTCATGCTGGGCATTGATCCGATGACCCAGCGCGAGCGCATGGACGAAGGTCTGGGCGCGGTCCTGCGGCTGCTGCGCGAAGACGAGCCGGTGACGGTTGAGAGCGACTGGTTCAGCCTGCGCGACGCGGTGCTACAGCTGCGGCCGCTGCAAGGCGAGATGCCGGTCGCCGTGGCTTCGTCGATTTCGCCCTCGGGCATGAAAACGGCCGGCAAGTACGGCGTTGGCGTGCTGTCGCTGGCCTCCTACCTGGAGGAAGGGCTGACCGCGCTGCCGACCCAGTGGGGCTTTGGCGAGACCTCGGCCCGCGAGCACGGACAACAGATTGACCGGGCCGACTGGCGGATCGTCATGCCCTTCCACCTGTCCGACTCAAAAGAGCAGGCCTGTCGTGAGGTCGCCGACGGCTTGCAGCGCTGGCAGAACGACTACATCGTCGGCATCCTGGGCACGCCCAAGCGTCGGCCGTTTGAGGACGGCTATAAGGCGGCGCGGAGTATGGACGAACACGGTGGGGCCATCCTGGGCACGCCCGAAGACGCCCTGGAAAAGATCGCCGGCCTGCAACAGCTGTCGGGCGGCTTCGGCACCCTGCTGTGCTTTGCCCACGACTGGGTGTCGCCCGAGCTGTCGGCGCGCAGCTATGAGCTGCTGGCCCGGCATGTGATGCCCCAGGTCCAAGGGCTGCTACGGCCGCTGCACGCCTCGGCCGACCGGGTCCAGGCCAACAAAAAGGCGCTGATGGAGCGCTCCAGCGGGGCGATTCTCAAAGCTATTCGGGACTATAACGCCGAGCACCCGCGGCAATAG
- a CDS encoding arsenite methyltransferase, whose protein sequence is MQSQDVKQHVKEVYGRAARQAAQGDRACCGAATASADDPITSHLYAEDQIAGIPLEAIAASLGCGNPTALVQLNPGETVLDLGSGGGIDVLLSARRVGPTGKVYGLDMTDEMLALARDNQRKAGLDNVEFLQGEMEAIPLPDNAVDVIISNCVINLSADKDRVLSEALRVLRPDGRFAVSDIVVRGAIPEQIRRNLELWIGCLAGALEEHDYRTKLARAGFVDITLEPTRIYRVEDARTYLSDKGIDVEAVASEVDGKFGSAFVRARKPSAG, encoded by the coding sequence ATGCAAAGCCAGGATGTGAAACAGCACGTCAAGGAAGTGTACGGCAGAGCGGCGCGCCAAGCCGCCCAGGGAGACCGGGCGTGCTGCGGGGCGGCCACCGCGAGTGCCGATGATCCGATTACCTCACACCTTTACGCCGAGGACCAGATCGCAGGGATTCCTCTGGAGGCGATTGCCGCCTCGCTCGGCTGTGGCAACCCCACAGCCCTGGTGCAGCTCAATCCAGGCGAGACCGTGCTTGATCTCGGCTCGGGGGGCGGGATCGATGTGCTCCTGTCGGCCCGCCGAGTCGGTCCCACCGGAAAAGTCTATGGCCTCGATATGACAGACGAAATGCTGGCCTTAGCGCGCGACAACCAACGCAAGGCGGGGCTCGACAATGTCGAGTTTCTGCAAGGCGAGATGGAAGCCATTCCCCTGCCTGACAACGCGGTTGATGTCATTATCTCCAACTGTGTGATTAACCTGTCGGCAGACAAAGATCGCGTTCTCTCTGAAGCGCTGCGCGTGCTGCGACCAGACGGACGGTTTGCGGTGTCTGACATTGTCGTGCGTGGAGCGATCCCGGAGCAGATTCGACGCAACCTTGAACTGTGGATTGGATGTCTCGCCGGAGCGTTGGAAGAGCACGACTACCGGACCAAACTCGCACGGGCGGGCTTTGTTGATATCACTCTGGAACCCACGCGGATTTACCGGGTCGAAGATGCTCGTACCTATCTGTCCGACAAGGGGATTGATGTTGAGGCCGTGGCCTCTGAGGTGGACGGCAAGTTCGGCAGCGCCTTCGTCCGCGCGCGGAAACCCTCTGCGGGCTGA
- a CDS encoding molybdopterin-dependent oxidoreductase produces MTQPIERIRTNCPRDCYDGCGIIVERRAGTISRVLGDPAHPVSRGALCQKCATAYNGVWQDENARLLSPLKRSGPKGRGQFEPIGWDEALTTIASRLHAIIADAGPQAILHTHYSGTLSLLAYVFPLRFFHRLGATEVEPDTICNMAGHVAWNLLFGSSSVGFDPRTAADSACILVWGANPSHSAPHAHRYWLTESPATVIVVDPLRTESAAQADLHLQPRPGSDAALAFSLLHVLHRDGLFDTDFIARHTLGGEELLAQLEPCTPAWGQRHTGVPAELIERAAQLYGPGPSLLWLGQGLQRQATGGNIMRACGLLPVMTGNIGKPGAGFYYLNNTPAIAGADFGKLAGTDLLRTKRASISHMDLAQRLEDPDTAQALVCWNTNPAASAPQQQRLHRALSRPELFSVVVDCFPTDTSDFADIVLPAASFLEFDDLTFSYFHLHIGAQTQVRQPMGHALPNQEIFRRLAKAMGYEEPALFEPDQAMLEQLLKEMGCDFDFAHLQQLGWHPISQTPLILYADRVFDTPSGKIEIASERAAAKGLPRLPQAWTDAPPQPDRLRLISPASNWRLNDSYANDQRLAQRAGQASVILNPADAERLGIRPGEPVRLENETGWLDLTARVEALAPPGVAVAYKGRWPKHETGRRNINTLNPGHKADMGENSSVHSIEVRLRPLSRTE; encoded by the coding sequence ATGACACAGCCGATTGAGAGAATTCGGACCAACTGTCCCCGCGACTGCTATGACGGCTGCGGCATTATTGTTGAACGCCGAGCCGGCACAATCAGCCGCGTCCTGGGCGATCCCGCCCACCCGGTATCGCGCGGCGCGCTGTGCCAGAAATGCGCCACAGCCTACAACGGGGTGTGGCAGGATGAGAACGCCCGCCTGCTGTCGCCGCTCAAACGCAGCGGTCCCAAAGGTCGGGGACAGTTCGAGCCGATCGGTTGGGATGAGGCGCTTACCACGATTGCGTCCCGGCTGCACGCCATCATCGCCGACGCCGGTCCTCAGGCCATCCTGCATACCCACTACAGCGGCACCCTGTCACTGCTCGCCTATGTGTTCCCGCTGCGATTTTTTCACCGCCTGGGCGCAACCGAGGTCGAGCCCGACACTATCTGTAACATGGCCGGTCATGTCGCCTGGAACCTGCTGTTCGGCAGTTCGTCGGTCGGCTTCGATCCGCGTACTGCGGCCGACTCGGCGTGCATCCTGGTGTGGGGCGCCAACCCGTCCCACTCGGCACCCCACGCCCATCGCTACTGGCTGACCGAGTCTCCGGCCACGGTCATTGTCGTCGATCCGCTACGGACCGAGTCCGCCGCCCAGGCCGACCTGCACCTCCAGCCCCGGCCGGGCAGCGATGCCGCCCTGGCCTTCAGCCTGCTGCACGTCCTGCACCGCGACGGCTTGTTTGATACGGATTTTATTGCCCGCCACACCCTTGGCGGCGAGGAACTGCTGGCCCAGCTCGAACCGTGTACGCCGGCCTGGGGCCAGCGCCACACCGGCGTACCCGCAGAACTGATCGAACGGGCCGCCCAGCTGTACGGTCCGGGCCCGTCCCTGCTGTGGCTCGGCCAGGGGCTCCAGCGCCAGGCGACCGGCGGCAATATCATGCGGGCGTGCGGCCTGCTGCCGGTCATGACCGGTAATATCGGAAAGCCCGGGGCCGGCTTTTACTACCTGAACAATACGCCGGCCATCGCCGGGGCTGATTTTGGGAAGCTGGCCGGGACCGACCTGCTCAGGACCAAACGGGCCAGCATCAGCCACATGGATCTGGCCCAGCGGCTGGAAGATCCCGACACCGCCCAAGCCCTGGTGTGCTGGAACACCAACCCGGCCGCCTCAGCCCCACAGCAACAACGCCTGCACCGAGCACTCAGCCGTCCCGAGCTGTTCAGCGTTGTCGTTGACTGCTTCCCGACCGATACCAGCGACTTTGCCGATATCGTCCTGCCGGCGGCCAGCTTTTTGGAGTTCGACGACCTGACCTTCAGCTATTTTCATCTGCATATCGGCGCCCAAACACAGGTCCGCCAGCCAATGGGACACGCCCTGCCCAATCAGGAAATTTTTCGACGCCTGGCAAAAGCCATGGGCTACGAGGAACCCGCCCTGTTTGAGCCTGACCAGGCCATGCTTGAGCAGTTGCTCAAAGAGATGGGCTGTGATTTCGATTTTGCCCATCTGCAACAGCTCGGCTGGCACCCGATCAGCCAGACCCCGCTGATCTTGTATGCCGACCGGGTCTTTGACACGCCGAGCGGCAAGATCGAAATTGCCTCGGAGCGAGCCGCAGCCAAGGGCCTGCCGCGGCTGCCCCAAGCGTGGACGGACGCGCCGCCCCAGCCCGACCGACTGCGCCTGATCAGCCCGGCCTCGAACTGGCGGCTGAACGACTCGTACGCCAACGATCAGCGTCTGGCCCAGAGAGCCGGGCAGGCCAGCGTCATCCTGAACCCGGCGGACGCCGAACGCTTGGGTATCCGACCCGGTGAGCCGGTCCGCCTGGAGAACGAAACCGGTTGGCTGGATCTCACGGCCAGGGTGGAAGCCCTGGCTCCGCCCGGCGTCGCCGTTGCCTACAAGGGCCGCTGGCCCAAACACGAGACCGGCCGGCGTAACATCAATACCCTCAACCCGGGCCACAAGGCCGACATGGGTGAGAACAGCAGTGTGCATAGTATCGAGGTCAGGCTGCGACCGCTGAGCAGAACGGAGTGA